A section of the Babylonia areolata isolate BAREFJ2019XMU chromosome 1, ASM4173473v1, whole genome shotgun sequence genome encodes:
- the LOC143291644 gene encoding endoplasmic reticulum chaperone BiP-like, translated as MTKRGGSGSRATAAMAALWFLLLVSPGTLVSQVQAASDSGNEGPVIGIDLGTTYSCVGVYSKGQVDIIANDLGNRITPSFVAFTPEGRLVGDPAKNQLTSNPDNTVFDVKRLMGRTWDDPVVQQDMKNYPFKVVNTHNRPSIEVSVGGEIKRFTPEEISAMVLSKMRQVAEDYLGQNVTRAVVTVPAYFNDAQRRATEDAGRIAGLQVLRILNEPTAASLAYGLEQKGDERTVLVFDLGGGTFDVSVLTVDNGVFEVLATAGDTHLGGEDFDQRLVNYLVKVIKQKTGEDVRGNKRAMTRLRRSAEQAKRALSSQHSTRVDLEGVTRDLVDLPFTRAKFEELNMDLFRSTLKTVQQAITDSGKSVEEIEDIVLVGGSTRIPRVQSLVKEFFGGKEPHRGIHPDEAVAFGAAVQAAVLSGQKMADDVLIVDVSALSLGLETVGGVMTSLVPRGTTIPVHKAKVFSTATDNQNAVTIQVYEGERSRAKDNHLLGRFDLTGIPPAPRGVPQIEVTFQVDANGVLRVSAEDKGTGQKNDITIERSGAGLSPEDVERMVKEAEDFAQEDKHFRELTDARNGLESMAYTAQRQLDDLLQKSSSERAGDVSEEDLDKAKEAVRETIEWLESNPGASVEDIEEKKRGLESVLHPVAEALYSLGLHTAPGDRRRIDRHMTVQSCD; from the exons ATGACAAAGCGAGGAGGATCTGGATCCAGGGCCACGGCAGCAATGGCGGCACTCTGGTTCCTGCTGCTTGTGAGCCCGGGAACTCTTGTGAGCCAGGTTCAGGCTGCCAGCGACTCGGGAAACGAGGGTCCGGTCATCGGCATTGACCTTGGCACCACTTACTCGTG TGTTGGAGTGTACTCCAAAGGCCAGGTGGATATCATCGCCAACGACCTTGGCAATCGCATCACACCGTCTTTCGTGGCCTTCACCCCTGAAGGTCGTCTAGTGGGTGACCCTGCCAAGAACCAGCTGACCTCAAACCCTGACAACACGGTGTTTGACGTCAAACGCTTGATGGGGCGCACGTGGGATGACCCGGTGGTGCAGCAAGACATGAAGAACTACCCCTTCAAGGTGGTCAACACCCACAACAGACCTTCCATTGAG GTGTCTGTGGGCGGCGAGATCAAACGCTTCACACCTGAGGAGATTTCCGCCATGGTGCTGAGCAAGATGAGGCAGGTGGCGGAAGACTACCTGGGTCAAAACGTCACGCGTGCTGTCGTCACGGTGCCGGCCTACTTCAACGACGCTCAGCGACGTGCCACTGAGGACGCGGGCAGGATCGCCGGCCTGCAGGTCCTCCGGATCCTCAATGAACC GACGGCAGCTTCCCTGGCCTACGGGCTGGAACAGAAGGGGGACGAGCGGACGGTGCTGGTCTTTGACCTGGGCGGCGGCACCTTTGATGTCTCCGTGCTCACGGTGGACAACGGCGTCTTTGAGGTGCTTGCCACGGCTGGAGACACTCACCTGG GTGGAGAAGACTTCGACCAGCGCCTCGTAAACTACCTGGTGAAGGTGATCAAGCAGAAAACGGGAGAGGACGTCCGAGGCAACAAGCGCGCCATGACACGACTCCGGCGGTCGGCCGAGCAGGCCAAACGGGCGCTGTCCTCCCAGCATTCCACCAGAGTGGACCTGGAGGGCGTGACCCGTGACCTCGTTGACCTGCCCTTCACCCGAGCCAAGTTCGAGGAGTTGAACATGGATTTGTTCCGATCCACCCTGAAGACCGTGCAGCAGGCTATTACCGACAGCGGCAAGAGTGTGGAGGAAATTGAGGACATCGTCCTGGTGGGTGGATCCACCCGGATCCCTCGTGTGCAGAGCCTCGTCAAAGAGTTCTTTGGGGGCAAG GAGCCCCATCGCGGCATCCACCCTGACGAGGCCGTGGCTTTCGGGGCAGCGGTGCAGGCCGCCGTTCTGAGCGGACAGAAGATGGCCGATGACGTGCTTATCGTGGACGTCAGCGCCCTCAGCCTGGGCCTGGAGACAGTGGGCGGCGTGATGACCAGCCTGGTGCCCCGCGGAACCACCATCCCTGTCCACAAGGCCAAGGTCTTCTCCACGGCCACCGACAACCAGAACGCCGTCACCATTCAG GTGTACGAAGGTGAAAGGTCGCGCGCCAAGGACAACCACTTGCTGGGTCGGTTTGACCTGACAGGGATTCCCCCGGCACCACGAGGGGTGCCCCAGATCGAGGTCACCTTCCAGGTGGACGCCAACGGCGTGCTACGCGTGTCTGCTGAGGACAAGGGGACAGGGCAGAAGAACGACATCACCATCGAAAGGTCCGGGGCGGGGCTCAGCCCGGAAGACGTAGAGCGCATGGTGAAGGAGGCGGAGGACTTTGCTCAGGAGGACAAGCACTTCCGGGAGCTGACAGACGCTCGGAACGGTCTGGAGAGTATGGCTTACACCGCTCAGCGCCAGCTGGACGACCTCCTCCAGAAGAGTTCTTCAGAAAGAGCAGGGGATGTCAGTGAGGAGGACCTGGACAAAGCCAAGGAGGCGGTGAGGGAGACGATAGAGTGGCTGGAATCGAACCCTGGCGCCAGTGTGGAGGACattgaggagaagaagaggggtcTGGAATCAGTGCTGCATCCTGTGGCTGAAGCTCTGTACAGTCTGGGTCTGCACACAGCGccaggggacaggaggaggataGACAGGCACATGACAGTGCAGAGCTGTGATTGA